One window of Puntigrus tetrazona isolate hp1 chromosome 14, ASM1883169v1, whole genome shotgun sequence genomic DNA carries:
- the LOC122357536 gene encoding EF-hand calcium-binding domain-containing protein 9-like, protein MKLKKGVFFEYLNLNKFHCLLSLTNTKIIHDYFCLLDIHGKKTLNDIQFYHFMKHVTTMGKKNIMLTFDMLDWDTDGEIGFEEFYMMVCILLSSQHDVEETFICHHFLPVFELLDMDGSRTINLKEFKASGFLFNLKGSDFKKILNQFDITGDEVEMSYNYQCLLLNS, encoded by the exons atgaagttaaaaaagGGTGTTTTCTTcgaatatttgaatttaaacaaGTTTCATTGCCTTCTCTCACTCACCAACACTAAAATAATTCATGACTATTTTTGTCTTCTGGATATTCacgggaaaaaaacactgaatg ACATTCAGTTCTACCATTTCATGAAGCATGTGACAACAATGGGGAAGAAAAACATCATGCTGACGTTCGACATGCTGGATTGGGATACTGATGGAGAAATTGGTTTTGAGGAGTTTTATATGATGGTCTGCATTCTGCTAAGCAGCCAA CACGATGTGGAAGAGACTTTCATCTGTCACCATTTCCTCCCTGTCTTTGAGCTGTTGGATATGGACGGTAGCAGAACCATCAACCTGAAAGAGTTTAAGGCGTCCGGATTCCTTTTCAACCTCAAGGGTTCTGATTTCAAAAAGATCTTGAACCAGTTTGACATCACTGGGGACGAGGTAGAGATGTCATACAACTACCAGTGCTTGCTGCTTAACAGTTAA